Genomic DNA from Streptomyces sp. GS7:
CGCAGGTCATGGGCGAGGTGGATACGATGCGCTGCCGCAGCCGGCCCAAGTCGAAGTCTCCCGGGGGTTTGTTTTCACGTGTTCGGAATCGTCAGGCCCTGTGCCCACCGCCTGTCCCAGGGGCTCAAGGCGGAGTGGATGGCCCATCTGTGCGGCCTCTGCCTCGCGCTGCGCGGCGATCACGGGCAGTTCGCCCGCATCGTCACGAACTACGACGGATTGATCGTCTCGGTGCTGACGGATGCTCAGTCCGGCCCGGCGGACCTCCGGCGCCGTACCGCCGGGCCCTGCCCGCTGCGGGGTATGCGGACCGCGTCGGTGGCGAAGGGGGAGGGTGCGCGGCTGGCGGCGTCGGTCTCCCTCGTCCTCGCCTCGGCGAAGATACGCGACCACGTCGCCGACGGGAACGGAGTGCTGCGCCGTCGCCCGATGGCCGCCGCGGCGCGCCGGGTCGCCGCCGGATGGGACCGGGCCGGGGCACGCACCGGTGCCACCCTCGGCTTCGACACCGCCGTGCTCGTGGACGCGGTCGACCGGCAGGTGGGCATCGAGGAACTGGCCGGGCCGGGCACGCCGCTGACGGTCGTCACCGAGCCCACCGAGACGGCGACCGCCGCGGCCTTCGCGCACACCGCGGTGCTGGCGGGCCGACCGGGCAACGCCGCGCCGTTGGCCGAAGCGGGGCGGCTCTTCGGGCGGCTGGCACACCTCCTCGACGCCGTGGAAGACCGGACGTCCGACGCCGCAGAGGGCGCCTGGAACCCGATCACCGCCACCGGCGCCGACCTCGCGGAGGCCCGCCGACTGTGCGACGACGCGCTGCACGGCATCCGACTGGCCCTGCGCGACGTGGAGTTCACCGACTCGAAGCTGGTGCACGTCCTGCTGGTGCACGAGCTGCGCCGGTCGGTGGACCGCGCCTTCGGTACGGCCGGCTGCTCCCACCAGGGGTACGGGGCACCGAGCCCGTACGACGGCCCGGGCGGCAACCCGAACCCGTACGGGAACCCGAACCCGTACGGGAACCCCGGGAATCCCTACGAGAACCCGTACGGCAACGGGAACGGATACGGCCAGCCGCCCCAGTACGGCCAGCCGCCGGCCGGTGGCCCGTACGACGGCCGGCAGAACCCGTACAACGGCCAAGGCCCCGTGCCGCCCGGTGGGCAGGGCGGCGGCTACGGCGGCGGACCGGGCGGCGGGGGCGGCGGGATGCCGCACATTCCGCAGGAGCCGAAGAAGCCCCGCGGCTTCTGGGAGGGCTGTGCGCTCGCCATCGGGCTCTGCTGCACCTGCAAGGTGTGCTGCTCCTCGGAGTTCGAGGGCCCGTGGTCGCGGAAGACGCGCGAGGGGTGCTGCCAAGCCTGTGACTGCTGTGACACCTGTTGCAGCACCAGTAATTGCAACAGTTGCAGCTGCTGCTGTGAATGCGCCAACGGCGGATGCGATTGCTGCGACTGCTGCAGCTGCTGCGACTGCTGACCGGCGGCCGGTCGGCCCCACGGCGCTCCGGCGCTACCGCACGTCCCAGGTGACGGGGAGCCGCTGGACGCCGTGGAGGGTGATGTCGGTGCGCAGCGGAACCTCCTCGGGTGGGACGGCGAGCCGCAGTGTCGGGAACCGGGTGAAGAGGGCCGGGAAGGCGACGCGCATCTCCACGCGGGCCAGTTGCTGCCCCAGGCACTGGTGGATGCCGTGGCCGAAGGCCAGATGGCCGGTGGCTTTGCGGTGCAGGTCGAGGGTGTCCGGGTCGGGGAAGCGGCGCGGGTCGCGGTTGGCCGCCTGGATCGCGAGGGTGACCGACTCTCCGGCCCTGATCAACTGGCCGTCCACCTCGACGTCTTCGAGCGCTGCCCGCAGGCCGGTGTGGGCGATGGTGAGGTAGCGCATCAGCTCCTCGACCGCCTGGTCGGCCAGGCCCGGATCGGCGCGCAGGGCCGCGGCCTGCTCCGGGTTGGTCAGCAGCGCGAAGGTGCCGAGCCCGATCATGTTCGAGGTGGTGTCGAGACCGGCGCCGAGGAGGAAGCTGCCGACACCGGACAGCTCGTCGTCGGTGAGGTCGGTGGTGGTCAGATCGCTGAGCAGGTCGTCGGTGGGCTCGGCGCGCTTCGCCACGACCAGCCCGCGGACGAACTCCTGAAGTGCGGCCAGCGCCGCGTACTGGTCGTCCACGGACCCGTCCGTGGCGGTCGCCGCCCTCGCGTGGTGCTGGAAGGAATCGCGGTCGGCGTAGGGCACGCCGAGCAGTTCGCAGATCATCAGTGCCGGGACGGGATGCGCATACGCCTCCACGAGGTCCACCGAGTCCGCCGTCGCGCGGCGGCGCTCCATGGCGTCCAGATGCTCGGCGGTGATCTCCTCTACGCGGGTGGTGAGTTCGCGCATCCGCCGGACCGTGAACTTGCCCATGAGCAGCCGCCGGTAGCGGGTGTGCTCGGGAGCGTCGATCCCGGTGAGGTCGCCGACCGGCGCCGGGGGCAGGGTGACGCCCTCCGCTCCCGGGAAGGGGAGGTGCATCAGCTCGTAGCGCGAACTGAAGCGGGTGTCCGCGGCTATCGCTCGGGCGACGGAGTGGCCGGTGGCCAGCCAGCCCAGGTGCCCGTCCGGGTAGCGCATGCGGCGGAGCGGCTGCTCCTCGCGCAGGTGAGCCAGCTCGGCGGGCGGATCGAAGGGGCATCCGGTGGGGCGGGTCACCGGCATCTCGGAAAGGGGGGCCGGGTCGGAATGCCGTTCCGAGGCGGTCGCCGGGGCTGCCTGGGGGCTCGTCTCGGGCGTGGGTTCGTGGTCCATGGTGTCCTCCGGTGCGGAGTGCGGGTGTGCAGGGATGCCGGCGTGCGGGATGCACGCGGGCAGGGGGCGGCGACCTGCGGCGAGCCGGGTGGTGCCGCGGCGGGGCCAAGTGGCCGCCTTCGGGGCGCCGTTCAGCGCTCCGCCGTGCGGTGGAGGGCCGTCAGCGCCCGGACGTGGCCGACCCGGACGTGGCCGACCACGGCGCGGCTGACCAGGGTCCGGATGACGCAGTTCGTGCCGGAGAACGGCGACGTACATGGCGTGAGGTCCATGACGCCATAATGGCACACGCTTGGCGCCATTGTTAGTGCCGTGGTGGTGTTATATGGCCCCGCGTATGGCGCTGATGGCTCGTCATGACAGGTGGAGCGCCGGTGAACTGCGGATTCTTCAGCTGCCCCGCTCTTTCACGTGCCCCGCTCTTTCACGTGCCCCGCTCCCTCACGTGCCCCGCTCCCTCACGTGCCCCGCTCCCTCACGTGCCCCGCTTCCTTGAGTGCCCCGCACCGGCCTCCGGTTGACGGGGCGCGACCGGGCCCACGGTGCCGGTCGCATTCCGCCCAGGCGGGCGCCCATCGGCTCGCCCGACGGGCCACCGCCCGTCGGGCACCGTTCAGCCTTCGGGGTAGAAGACGAACAGCGTGCAGCCGGTCGTCGTCTGCGGGACGTGCCAGGAACCCGCGGGCGCGTGGATGAACGACCCGGCCGGGTAGTCCCGTTCGCCGTCGTGGAAGACCCCCGAGACCACGTAGACCTCCTCGGGTCCGGGTTCGTGGACGTCGATGCCCTCCCAGCAGGAGTGCGGGTCCATCTCCAGTACCTGGGCCTTCGCGCCGTCGTCCCCGGTCCACAGCGGACGGACGCGGATGCCGGGGAAGATCTCCCGTACCGGGGCGTCCCGTACGGCGGACCAGACGTAGCCGGGCACCTGCTCCCGTGTCCGCGCCGCCGTCCGTCCGGCCGTCCCTTCCGCCGCCGGCCGCTGTGCGGGGTGCGGTGTCTGCTGCTGCGTCTGCTGGCTCGTCTGCTGGTTCGTCATGAGGACCAGCCTGGTCTGCCGCCGCCGACCCGCCGAGTGTCAG
This window encodes:
- a CDS encoding cupin domain-containing protein, which gives rise to MPGYVWSAVRDAPVREIFPGIRVRPLWTGDDGAKAQVLEMDPHSCWEGIDVHEPGPEEVYVVSGVFHDGERDYPAGSFIHAPAGSWHVPQTTTGCTLFVFYPEG
- a CDS encoding DUF5685 family protein, yielding MFGIVRPCAHRLSQGLKAEWMAHLCGLCLALRGDHGQFARIVTNYDGLIVSVLTDAQSGPADLRRRTAGPCPLRGMRTASVAKGEGARLAASVSLVLASAKIRDHVADGNGVLRRRPMAAAARRVAAGWDRAGARTGATLGFDTAVLVDAVDRQVGIEELAGPGTPLTVVTEPTETATAAAFAHTAVLAGRPGNAAPLAEAGRLFGRLAHLLDAVEDRTSDAAEGAWNPITATGADLAEARRLCDDALHGIRLALRDVEFTDSKLVHVLLVHELRRSVDRAFGTAGCSHQGYGAPSPYDGPGGNPNPYGNPNPYGNPGNPYENPYGNGNGYGQPPQYGQPPAGGPYDGRQNPYNGQGPVPPGGQGGGYGGGPGGGGGGMPHIPQEPKKPRGFWEGCALAIGLCCTCKVCCSSEFEGPWSRKTREGCCQACDCCDTCCSTSNCNSCSCCCECANGGCDCCDCCSCCDC
- a CDS encoding cytochrome P450 — protein: MDHEPTPETSPQAAPATASERHSDPAPLSEMPVTRPTGCPFDPPAELAHLREEQPLRRMRYPDGHLGWLATGHSVARAIAADTRFSSRYELMHLPFPGAEGVTLPPAPVGDLTGIDAPEHTRYRRLLMGKFTVRRMRELTTRVEEITAEHLDAMERRRATADSVDLVEAYAHPVPALMICELLGVPYADRDSFQHHARAATATDGSVDDQYAALAALQEFVRGLVVAKRAEPTDDLLSDLTTTDLTDDELSGVGSFLLGAGLDTTSNMIGLGTFALLTNPEQAAALRADPGLADQAVEELMRYLTIAHTGLRAALEDVEVDGQLIRAGESVTLAIQAANRDPRRFPDPDTLDLHRKATGHLAFGHGIHQCLGQQLARVEMRVAFPALFTRFPTLRLAVPPEEVPLRTDITLHGVQRLPVTWDVR